AGTTTCTGATACACTGGGCGCCACCCGTGGATCATATCCAGCGGAAGCAATTAAGAGCAGGCCAATATAATCAGCTTCCATTTCCATCCTGAAAACAGGATTTAGTTATGAAAGATTGAAGGAAGAAAAAGTTTCCACAATATCTACCAAGAGAAACAAGTACAAGCAGCATGTAGATGATTATTTAAGCATAATCCGAAATTTAAAACAACATTGACATGCTGATAGATGGCACACAATAATGTCTCAACGGTACTACAATTGAGGATGTCTGAGAAAAGACATGTCAAAATTTGATTACTGTATCACAACACCACAGTTTCAAATGAATTATTAAATTCCATCTAGCTcagaaattttattcaaaaaagaTATCAACTATCATTCACTTAATTGAAAGTATGGTAAAGCATATGGTAAATGAAATGGAGTTCTTATCCACAACAGCATTCTACACTATTTTGACAGTGATAGCAAACATGATGTTAAGTAAAATGCAACAAGTGTAATCAAAGAACCACAGAGGAAATTGACTTATTAGAAAGACATGAACCAAGTTATACTGTCGAGAGAATGTTAGCCTCAAGAAAACAGAAGCCATTGTGTTGACGATCACCATATCACGGGAGGCAAATTGAAAAAGAATCAAGTGCAGGATAGCAAACCACAAGGTCTTCGTCAAACCTTCAGCGATGTGACTGGCCACAGCATGGCCAACCTAATTAAGAAGAAAACACAGACAAATCAGCACAGAGATCTTTCAGACGAattaataaaccctaaaccctaaactgaaAAAACAAAGCACAATTATAGTGGCAATCTCAGCATCACTCTTAAAATGCTCTAACAATCCGGTGTATACAACAATCTTACCACCAGGTAGAAAAATGGCACTGACAACCGAATCATTGACAACAAGAACCTCCCAATTCAATCCATCGAGATGCGAGATAGCTGGCCCTTTCTTTCTACTTTGCTGAACCCAACTGTCATCAAGGATTTCATCTTCCTTGTGCCAACCACTCTCTGCCTTACAATAAGCACTAGCATTAGTCAACGATTTCAAAGTCTCCTCAGTATGCCCTTCAAACCCTGTGATATGTACTGATGCACAACCAACATCACTCCAAACTTGTTCCTTGCTCAAACCTCTCAGCAAGGTATCAATGATTTGATTTCCattgttaaattatatttttaccaaaatttttt
This portion of the Arachis duranensis cultivar V14167 chromosome 6, aradu.V14167.gnm2.J7QH, whole genome shotgun sequence genome encodes:
- the LOC107495319 gene encoding mitochondrial metalloendopeptidase OMA1, producing MIRLSVPFFYLVVGHAVASHIAEGLTKTLWFAILHLILFQFASRDMVIVNTMASVFLRLTFSRQMEMEADYIGLLLIASAGYDPRVAPSVSETGRSQR